The genomic stretch taaacaagcagcgagtattggtaaatctctaaatggggatttgagatgctggtgggggattgttgaaatattgggcccatttttagtggcccaaattagatttcagtttttcctataaatctcaaagcccacatagtggcagccttgtgagtttgagcccaagttggtggcagctcactagggagtggcaagaggtgggaagtttagtcccacatggaaagttgggaggaagttagaccaccttataaggtgggttgttccaccactagtaagtgagtgagaataggagtgctacacgcgcgctcctcctcctcctcgctcgctcgtctcgtctcgactcgacacgacacgacacgacacgacacgacgcgcgccgcgctcgtggtgagtggattgagcctcgagccgagactttccttacttttgcgGCTCGGGAAAACGaacgagtcctagacggacgcgtcgcagttagtcggttcgggtcgctcccggatcgtgggctatctgtaaccgactcgaaacgttcgtgcgacgtgggcgtggcccacgttgcctatggTTTCCCGaggctatataatctcctgcccggctaccgcagaaacacatccaatacacgagttagggttttcacctctctccgcttgcgccgccatcgtagcctactccatcccgcgagccgacgtgcatcggcgaacgggagagcaggtcaccggaaccgctcgtccttgcgatcctgtacgggagagggcggagtgggtttttgggaagcgctcgcgcggctgctcaagctctccatcacgggtcgccttccgtccaagtcgggcggtgctgcctaccgtcgtctacaacgccgtctacttcgacccgtcgtccccgtcatcaacaacgttgtcatcaacaacgttactcgctgcgacatcatctgctacacctccaccgccacctccaccggatcggtacgtgcgacatatctcgatctgtttagcgatggatgttgtacttgtTTGCTATGCTacttgttcatgttgatcactacatctagtatgttcgagtttcacatgttagtagttactgtcgtcatgcttaatattctggaattaatcatggaaattgtgcctaattatccaacagtatGTGAATGTAGCGATCGAGATTAAGGATCGTAGTGGTGCATTTTCTGAGTTGAAGGACCGTTTCAGACATGGCCAACAACTTCATGAACCATTCATGAACGATAGACGCATTTTACTCCTGCTGCCGCTTCCTTTTCCCTCGCATCTGCCGACCTCCGCTCGCCCACGTGCTGCTGCAGCGCGCCTGGCCCCGCACGGGTGGCTCCCGCTTGCCCACTCCGTTGATCGCGCCGCGCGCCACGGGCCACGCGCCATCTCCGCTCGCTCACGATTCCTTTCTCTGCGTATCCCCAATTTCTCTCGCGCACAGCTGCTTGGGCCGGTATAACCGGCCCCAAACGCTCCTGTTTCTGTACAAtgtgtcctcttccttgttccagTCAGCTGGGCCGGTATGACCGAGCCCAGAGCCAGTCATACCGGCCACATTTTTTTCCTGCACGTTTTTACCTCCAACAGCTAGTTTTGCTATATAAGGCAACTCCAGATTCTTGGATCAATTGCCTTTGCTATTCTAATTGATCTAGATCTGATTTGTGAAGGTCTCAAAAACTTCATCACTTTTCCCCACCTCAAATCTTTGATTCCAAGAAATGCGTCCAACGTTTTTGAGAGTTGATCCGTGCATGTCGAAGATCTCGTCATCCTCTCTCTATCAACCGTACACTTTTCGATTTAAGCCATTGTACCAAGTTTTCCTCTCcgatcttgttactcttggaggttgAGGACTCCTAGGCAGTAGCGGTCGCCGGGAGCGATCAATTTTGTGATCGAGCCGGAAAGTTTGTACGAGATTGAAGACCTCTCAAAGGTCTCCACATAGTGGaacgagctccttcttcgtggaagGAGCTCACGAAGAAGAAGTtatgccttcgtggcgttcgatgTCCTAGTATTGCAGTCTATTGTGAAGTAGTAGCGCGGTGACATGCCACTCCCTTAGGCTCATCTGTGAATCAATTAATAAAAGAAGTAGCAATATCTTTCACtaataaaatagaaaatagtttCTTTTGCTGAAGTCGTTGAAGTCGTTATAGAAGAAGAAAtagacaactaatggtgaagtacTTTTCGAAAGCAGACTAGTATTCATCTGATAAAAGGGGCGATGAGCAATCCGTCAAATTTTCCCCCAAAAAAACACTGTGGAATAGACCAAATGATATTCTTATTTCATTGCAATATGGGAAACCTTTTTATATACATACTGAAAGGGTGTGTTGGGAAGACACCTCCTTTTTCCAATGGACACCTCCTGAAAAATATCCCTTCCAATACATTTGATCACATATTTTTATTTCTCAACAGTTTGTCCTGGCATGGGCATGCCCTTGAGGAAGTGCTGAAATATTATCAGCGCTTGCCGCGGGCGGTGCAGGGGAACCTCATGGCCCGCGCCTCTGACGGTCACCAACGTGAGGCCCTTATATACATGGCTCCAACCGCCGACCTAATCAAGAAACCCACCACAGAAGCACTGGTTAATTATGCTCATGATATCTAGTAAGTAGTAAATTTCCCAGTTATAAAATGCCCGCGGCATATCTCTAGTCATGGAAAATTTCTAAAGATGTGTAATAATAATGCAAATATATGCGGAGAAGATATATATCCTTCCATGTGCCATATGCTGGAACAAATCTAGTGTATCTCCATGCCCATCAAAGTATCTCAATAATTTTATTGACATATACATAGGCAAGTTGAGTGGTATGATGCTGACCTCTTGAACGTCATACCAAGGATGCCAACTAATAGTAGTTGGAAGACCCAGAGCGCTGATGGAGTATCTTGTTGCTGTCAAGGGAACTACTGCGTCTGTGTCTCCACTGGAAAATAATAAACAGAAGACACATTATGTAGATGTTCGAACACAGTAACTGAGTTGTGTGAGGCATGCAAGAGTTGATAGATCAACACCAACGATCTACTCTCGCGTGTTCCAAATGAGAACACTCAAGAAATAACAATAACTTTTATACATTTAAATGTCTATCCATGGATATTTTCTTGCATGTTATTTTGAGGTAAAACAGCAAGTATTCTGCTCATTCAATTAAGGAGATAGAACAAGTTCAGGTTACAAGCTAGAGAGGGACTAGCTGGTAGAGAAATCAACGAAAAAGAACAAGCCATAAGACCAAAGCTGACTACTCCCCGAGTTCAGACTGCATGCCTGACTCGTTCTCTCATAATTCTCATGTAGATATGAGCCTAGTAGCAGCATATCATCTTTAATTATGTCCATAAGCTGGTGCTCATTGCTGGACGTGTTTTGAAAGACCCTCATGCATCTTTCTTTCCAAAAGTGCCAAGCCCCATAAATAGCAACCACAAGCTCATCTTTGGCTAGGTTCCTAGACATATAATGCCACTACTCCGCCGGCGAGGAGAACCGGTGTCTCTGAATCTGTAGGCTAGAAGCGCCCGTTCAATGATTAGATGTACGGCCGTCTCCTGTTCCTGGTCACACAGGGTACAACATTCCCCATGATCAATTCCCCTGAGCCGAAGCATATCATCCATAAGAATGCGTTGCCTGAGCCATAACCACATGAAAAAATTGCACTTTATCTGCACCTTAAATTTCCATAGCCTGCTGTAATTAATTTTAGAGAAGAAACCAAAAAACTGTGCTTTGTACGCTATTGCCGAGTTGTACTCAGAAGAAGCATTAAGCTTCCATGCAATTTGATCATCCAAATCGGATAGGTGAATATGTTGGAGCTTGATCCACAACTGGGTGAACTCTCTGAGCTGAGCTTCAGAATTAATACACGATGTAGCCTGGTCATCCATTTATCATTGACCAGCGCTTGCTTTACCGATAACCTCTTGATCCGAGTAAGTTTGAATAGGCTAGGTGCTATGTCAGCAGGAGCAACCCCACCGAGCCATTGTGAAGACCAAAAATTGGCAAAATTGCCTTGTCCCAATGTAGTTTTAGTACAGGCATCAAAGAGAGTAGTATCCGTTTTATCGCATGGAGTCTCACTTCCCACCCATTGTCTGGTCCTATCCTTCCACTTGTACCATTTCCATCTCATCCTAAGCGCTGAACATGTTAAGATCTAAGATTTCGAGGCCACCAAGGCATTTGGGCCGGCATGCACTCGACCGAACAAACTCTTCTTGCATCATCATTTTTTTCCTTCAACAAaaaatctcttcgaatcttatcAATTCTTTTGATTGCCCATTTATCTAACTTGAAAATTGTGAGCATGTAAATCAGTATGGCTGACAAAACTGAGTTTACTAGGGCAAGCCTAGCAGTTGTGTTGAGCAGCTTGCCACGACATCTTGGGAGTCGGGCCATCACTTTGTCACGAGAGGCTGCAGCTCAGCCTTGTTCAACTTCTTGTGGTGGAGAGGGAGGCCCAGGTAACGGCAAGGAAAATGTTTTATGGGCACCGGCAACGGATTTAAGATATAGGGGGTTTCCGTGATGTTGCATATTAAAGGATAGATGGCACATTTCTGCAAGTATGCCGTGATCCCAGATGCGTCGCCAAACAACTTCAATATCTCGGCAAATTGATGAATATCCGTAGCTTTGGGCTTGGCGAAGAGTGAGTGTAACATCATATGCATATAGGCTAGTCCTGAAACGGGCAGGCAGCAACACATGTGACAATGCTGCAACCTCATCTACCATTTGCAACATCCAATGCAGCAGGGCAATGGCGATTGTAAAGGATCTCCATGTATTATCCCTCTTCTATGCTTGATCCGCTTCCAAACTTTACCATTTGCCATGATACGAGATGAAGAGGTACTCCATATTAGTGAAAGCAAGTCTCTCCAGCGGGGGCCAAACCCCAATCTTTCCATCAGCTCCAACATATATTCCCATGAGACCGAATCGTAGGCGCCCGCAATATCCAACTTGAGAAAAAGAAAGGGAATCTTCTTAGCATGCAAGGATTTTATCGTGTTTTTGACATAAAAGTAATTTTCATGAATGTTGTCTTTATAAAAGCGCTCTGGCTGTGGGGATCATGTACTGCAGGCAAGGGGCCAATCTGTTTGCCATCATCTTGCAAACCAATTTTACCGCTGAGTGCATCAGACTCACTTGTCTAAAATCCTTCACCATGCAGGCAACCTCTCCTTTTGGCACTAGGAAGATGTGTGCAGAATTTAGCAGATTCCATCGCTCGCCCCTCAGATTGGGTAGCTGATTGATCGCCAAGAGCAAGTTATCCTTAATCACTGGCAAACATGTTTTGTAGAAGGAGGAAGtaaaaccatcaggacccggaGCCTTTCCTGCAGGTAAACCGAACACAGCTGCCTTAAGCTCCTCCTCCGAGAAAGTTTACTCTAGGTTGGAAGGCCATATTTTGGGATGTCCAGTGAATCCCAGTTCAGCGAATGTGCACGGGAGTGGGAGGAACCGATTAGGCAATTGAAATGCCTATACAATCCTCCATGCTTGTCTTCTTCGGTTGAGAGATGCCTACACAATTTTCTTGCATGTCACCATCTCAATAGGATTGCAACCTTGATAGCAGCTAAGGAAAACAATTATATGAGTACAAGAGACGTCCCGTGGTCCAGTTATACTCTGTTGCTATTCTGCTGACGGGTCAACAGAGAAATATTATGCATACAAATAGATTATTCATATCTAATTGTTATCTTAGTGCAGCGACTTTGGGATGATTTCATCCAGTCAAAGCAACGAATTATCTGCAGTACTTCTGGTTAACAAATGTAAACTAGTTGTTGATGCCTAATAATGAGTTACTGGCAGCAGCTTTCATAATGTGCAACAGAGTGGACAAGTGTATTGTTATCTTAGCATGTAGTGTTATTAGGAACTTTGTATAAGAAACGGTTAGCAACTGAAAAACGTGAAATATAATCATTGATATGCACCATTATGCGTATGATCAGAGTATTGGATTTATCAATGCATCCAGAATAAACACTTTTGCATTTTCTCAACAAACAAAAAATATTTATAATCTATCTGATAGATGCCAATATATTGAGAAGAGAGTCTAGCCCGctcggttagggaagtggatgaaaAACCCAACCTCCTAGATTTAAGTGGCaactttgggttcttattattaaaaaaacgctttaggggcttcccctaccgcattttttttcaaaaaagtcAATATATTCCTTCTAAATTATCCCAGTAAAATATTCCTTAGAGATTAGCATAGTAGCTGCATGGCGTTGGTGTTCTGGATAATTCAAGAAATGATGTTgcatttaataaaataattttatttccaAAAAGGAATAAACTGACCTGAAGACCCATATCCTTAGACCAGCTCCATAAGCTCTTTGTAAATAGGAAGCATGGAGCTCGGAGCATCACGCTAGTTTCTATTGATGGTGTTACTGCAACTTAATTTTTTTTGCGAAGATTTcgtcgatctattaataatcatcaacagtagtacaaagatgcataaaagtaataaaaaatacaaatagatCATTGAACTACCTAGCAATGACTACATACTATGTGAAGCTAAAACGATTGACACTTACCGTAGAGCACCGTCCTTCTTTGCTATGTAAACACCGAAGTGTAAGTTTTTATAATTATAGTACTCCCTCTATTCacaaaggtaagcatgtatttgaACACGATTTTAATATGTGCATTCACTCATTTTAATTTCTCTAGTGTATTTTAAAATATCTGAGAAGTTTTATATTAGTGGAAAGCGAAGAAGCACAGACCTGCAGGTCGCCCACGTGTAGTTTATGGCGCCGGTCATGTTGGCGTGGAGAGCCCTCTGCACGTCCAGCCGATTGTAGTACGCCGTGGAGTATCGTTCCGTGCACGGGTCATACGATCCAGTTATCCATGGCTGCATAAACGTGCAACAATAGCACCACTAGGGCGTTTGGCTTGGAAAAATAGCGTCGCTTTACTGAAGTAATAACGACGCCGGGAACAAAGGTTGCCCAGGGTACTAACGTAGCGTCCGCTCAGCCGCCGTTGGTTCGCCAACAAGGTGGCCGCCGTCTCGTTGCAGGTGGTCGTGTAGATGCTGAACAAGTCGATGTTTCCCTGCTCATACGTGGAGAAGTTGAGTGCAGCTTGCACGCCGGCGACGGATGGACGAAGGAGTCGTGGAGGCAGGAGTCCATGAGGAGGCGGTACATGTCATCGGATATCAGCCCATGGTTCCACCAGAACTCAAACTTGCCGCGGTAGTCGTGGGGTGGGAGTCTTTGTTAGCCCGACTCCTAGGGGGTCTCCCCGGCGGCTCGGATAGTGCTCACTGGTGTCGTCCCCGTCAGGCACCTTCTCTGTTAGGTCGGTCGATAGGGCCCTATTTAGAGGGCTAGTCCTCAGTTGGACGTTCCATCCGTGGAAAGCTCCGATCCCTCTTAAGGATAAAGATCTTTGTGTGGTAGATACTTCGGGATCACCTCCCCTCGGGGGTAGAGGTAGCCAAGCGGAATGGGCCGGGTAATGGCTTGTGCCTGCCGTGTGCGGTTCCGGAGGACACCCTGCATAACATGTTTTTGTGCCCCACGGCATGATTTCTGTGGACCTTTCTACATGAGGCGTTAGGGTCTGAGTGGCAGGCCCTAGACATCAGCGAATAAGATGGTGATCGATTGTATTTCGTTCTTCGAGGTCCAGGCGAACGTACGGGGAGTAGGATGCGACTATTCTGGTTACTGTTTGCGACTATGTCTTGGATCTTTTAGAATATGCGTAATAAGATGGTGATTGAGCGTATCTTTCTGCGACGAGCCTCTGACTCCAACTatatttatttttcctttttttacagCAGTGGTACCCATTGTGTAGACATCGGAACTGGGACCGGCTGGACGACATGTTGGAGGATCTTCTAGTCACGGCTTATCACTTATCTACGCCTTCTAGCGGTTGATTTGCCCTAGGCCCTAGGGCTGTATcacttgttttttttctttccggCATGTTATGTTGTGGCACCAGACGTTTTACCTTTCCTTGCACTTGTGGTTTATGAACTCTGTATGAActtggttgctttatttataaagccggACAAAAGGCTATTTCGAAGATAAGTTAATTAACGATCGTTAATGCAATACTACGAATAAAAAAGAGAGAAGGATTTCATTTCCAGAAAGGAATAAACTGACCTTAAGACCCATATCCTTAAGCCCGCTCCAATGAGCTCCTTGTAAATAGGAAGCATGGACCTCGGCTCATCACGCCAGTTGTTATAGATGGTGTAACTGCAATTCATTATTTACATGTGATGCGAAAAAATATGTGAAGCAAATTAACCCGTATAAAGCAATGCTAGTATTTTCGAGACGTTCATCTTCAACTTGAAGCCGCTACCAACATAACCAAATCCATGCACAACATGGATCTTTCGGTGCTTGCTGAGTTACACTGAAACTATTCTACGGTTCCCCAAAACTAATGTAGAGTTGAATATACTCCTGGAAACCGAAGGAAGCACGTTGGGTTGCATTCGGTGGCGAAGAAGCACGGACCTGCAGGTCATCCACGTGTAGTTTATGGCGCCGGTGACGTTGGCGTGGAGAGCCCTCTGCACGTCCGGCCGGTTGTAGTACGCCGTGGAGTATTGGTCCGTGCACGGGTCATACGATCCAGTCATCCATGGCTGCATAAACGTGCAACAACAGCACCGCTAGGGCGTTTGGCTTGGAAAAATAGCGTCGCTTTACTGGAAGTAATAACGACGCCGGGAACAAAGGTTGCCCAGGGTACTCACGTAGCGTCCCCTCAGCCGTCGTCGGTTCGCCAACGAGGTGGCCGCCGTCTCGTTGCAGGTTGTCGTGTAGATGCTGAACAAGTCGATGTTTCCCTGCTCATATGTGGAGACGTTGAGTGCAGCGTTGCACGCCGGCGACGGATGGACGAAGGAGTCGTGGAGGCAGGAGTCCCTGAGGAGGTGGTACGTGTCGTCGGATATCAGCCCATGGTTCCACCAGAACTCAAACTTGCCGCTGTAGTCGTGGTAGTTGTCGATTAGACCATTCCCGACCTGGAAAATTTTGGTTTCAGGCAGGCTACAGCGATGAGGGCACCAAGAATCGCAACGATAACGAGTAAACCTGGGCACAAACCATGAAACCTTTGCAGTTGATGATGGGTTTGTCGACGCCTTTGTTTCTCTGGTGGACCAGCTGGGATAACTCCGGGACATAGTGGCCTGGAGTTCAGGTTAACAAATTCTTTTTGGGACAACTAAAGAATAATGGTGTCTCAGTATAGAAATAGAGTAAACTAACTGAGCACAGGTGGAGGGAAACTTATACCTGCGTAGCTCTCCCCAGCAATGTAGAAGTCGTGGTGCCT from Lolium rigidum isolate FL_2022 chromosome 4, APGP_CSIRO_Lrig_0.1, whole genome shotgun sequence encodes the following:
- the LOC124647343 gene encoding serine carboxypeptidase 2-like — protein: MMRMNTTTIRPRPLLDLVAVAEFLALAFLLRPGLTAAASGHAADRIVRLPGQPAVDFDMYSGYITVEKSAGRSLFYLLQEAPEEVQPAPLVLWLNGGPGCSSVASEELSAFRIRPHGAGLYLNVYRWNKVANILFLDSPAGVGFSYSNTTSDLYTSGDNRTAHDSYIFLVKWFEKFPHYRHHDFYIAGESYAGHYVPELSQLVHQRNKGVDKPIINCKGFMVGNGLIDNYHDYSGKFEFWWNHGLISDDTYHLLRDSCLHDSFVHPSPACNAALNVSTYEQGNIDLFSIYTTTCNETAATSLANRRRLRGRYPWMTGSYDPCTDQYSTAYYNRPDVQRALHANVTGAINYTWMTCSYTIYNNWRDEPRSMLPIYKELIGAGLRIWVLSGDTDAVVPLTATRYSISALGLPTTISWHPWYDVQEVGGWSHVYKGLTLVTVRGAGHEVPLHRPRQALIIFQHFLKGMPMPGQTVEK